Proteins from a genomic interval of Zingiber officinale cultivar Zhangliang chromosome 2A, Zo_v1.1, whole genome shotgun sequence:
- the LOC122042800 gene encoding ras-related protein RABA1f-like: MAYRSDDDYDYLFKVVLIGDSGVGKSNLLSRFTRNEFNLESKSTIGVEFATRSIRVEDKVIKAQIWDTAGQERYRAITSAYYRGAIGALLVYDVTRHITFENVTRWLKELRDHTDSNIVIMLVGNKEDLRHLRAVPTDEAKTFAENENTFFMETSALESMNVETAFTEVLTQIYHITSRKALEASDDQANLPKGQTINISDDVSAVKKAGCCSS; the protein is encoded by the exons ATGGCGTACAGGTCAGATGACGACTATGACTACCTTTTCAAGGTGGTGCTCATCGGTGACTCCGGCGTCGGAAAATCCAACCTTCTCTCTCGATTCACTCGCAACGAGTTCAACCTTGAGTCCAAGTCCACCATCGGGGTCGAGTTCGCCACCCGGAGCATCCGCGTCGAGGATAAAGTGATCAAGGCCCAGATTTGGGACACCGCAGGGCAAGAAAG GTATCGAGCAATCACAAGTGCATACTATCGAGGAGCAATTGGTGCACTTTTGGTGTATGATGTTACCCGGCACATAACATTTGAGAATGTGACACGGTGGTTGAAAGAGCTCAGGGATCACACTGATTCCAACATTGTGATTATGCTTGTGGGCAACAAAGAGGACTTGCGCCATCTTAGGGCAGTTCCAACTGATGAGGCAAAGACTTTTGCTGAGAACGAAAATACTTTCTTCATGGAGACTTCCGCGCTCGAGTCAATGAATGTCGAGACTGCCTTCACAGAAGTGCTCACTCAGATATACCATATAACAAGCAGGAAGGCACTAGAAGCAAGTGATGATCAAGCAAACTTACCCAAGGGGCAAACAATAAACATTAGCGACGATGTATCAGCTGTCAAGAAAGCTGGTTGTTGTTCATCTTGA
- the LOC122042798 gene encoding uncharacterized protein LOC122042798 isoform X2, translated as MEVDLPADLAPLLHAASEFASYPGLQNDASVKEFLDRFPLHVLLSVLQRNADVNGVEDTLVSCLDKIFRTSYGASLLPDYSQFIQAGLQANSQFIRCLSCKAVSYLLENSSNVVSSLQVIIEYNIYPLLLTCLVHGDEKTSAASLGAIQSIAKFPEGISIIFPTDGEEYSLIKNIAAQSSSVARTRILALLAKLFSLSSTVASAIYSSNLLNLFEIEINNGNDMLATLSALEILNELVESPHSSMFLLRTTLFQLLTNMISNSSVDSILRSRAALISGRILSSSEAYAAVNISSVTALLEAIDRRLKVLGSQNTDESESALEALGMTGATNQGANLLLASSSSVAAHVVESAFDRHSRGKQLAGLHALATICGADRSENSRVLDDKAEENLRRLIYTAAANTPKLKPSVSFFFTFFILYHTYSNFLLRCGGAEFQAMLPSGCYLYIGTILIHKHFSTIVAQHGIISLRTKTGTRNQIGWI; from the exons ATGGAAGTGGATCTGCCTGCCGATCTCGCTCCTCTTCTCCACGCGGCCTCCGAGTTCGCTTCCTATCCCG GATTGCAAAACGATGCTTCTGTCAAGGAATTCCTCGATCGGTTCCCCCTTCATGTATTATTAAG TGTTTTGCAAAGGAATGCAGATGTTAATGGAGTTGAAGATACtcttgtttcttgtttggataaaatATTCAGGACAAGTTACGGAGCTTCTCTGCTCCCGGACTACTCC CAATTTATACAAGCAGGGCTTCAGGCAAATTCACAGTTTATTAGATGTTTGTCTTGCAAAGCA GTATCTTATCTTTTGGAGAACAGCAGCAATGTGGTTTCTTCTCTACAGGTTATTATTGAGTACAATATCTATCCACTTCTGCTTACGTGCTTAGTTCATGG AGATGAAAAAACTTCAGCAGCTTCTCTTGGAGCAATTCAAAGTATTGCTAAATTTCCTGAGGGCATT AGCATCATTTTTCCAACGGATGGTGAAGAGTATTCATTGATCAAGAATATAGCTGCCCAGTCTTCTTCAGTG GCACGAACACGAATCTTAGCTCTCTTGGCAAAGCTATTCTCTCTTTCTAGTACTGTAGCATCTGCAATTTACAGCTCAAACCTACTTAACTTGTTTGAGATAGAAATCAACAATGGGAATGATATGTTGGCAACTCTGAGTGCTTTGGAGATTTTGAATGAG TTAGTGGAGTCTCCTCACAGTAGCATGTTCTTATTGAGGACAACTTTATTTCAGTTATTAACTAATATGATCAG CAATTCATCAGTTGATTCAATCTTACGATCAAGAGCAGCTTTGATTAGTGGAAGGATTCTTTCTTCATCCGAGGCCTATGCAGCTGTTAATATATCAA GTGTTACAGCCCTTCTTGAGGCCATTGATAGAAGACTAAAAGTACTTGGTAGTCAAAATACTGATGAGTCTGAAAGTGCCTTGGAAGCATTGGGCATGACGGGAGCAA CAAATCAAGGAGCAAACCTCTTACTGGCAAGCTCATCTTCTGTAGCAGCCCATGTGGTAGAGTCTGCTTTTGACCGTCATAGTAGAGGCAAACAGCTG GCTGGTCTGCATGCTCTGGCTACCATATGTGGAGCTGACCGATCAGAAAATAGCAGGGTACTGGATGATAAGGCTGAGGAAAATCTTAGGCGTCTCATCTATACTGCTGCTGCAAACACACCAAAACTTAAACCATCAGTTAGTTTCTTCTTCACATTTTTCATATTGTATCACACTTATTCTAATTTTCTTTTAAGGTGTGGTGGAGCAGAATTCCAAGCGATGCTTCCGAGTGGTTGTTATTTGTATATTGGGACTATACTTATTCACAAACATTTTTCAACCATAGTCGCACAACATG GGATTATTTCTCTCCGCACTAAAACAGGAACCAGAAATCAGATTGGCT GGATATAG
- the LOC122042798 gene encoding uncharacterized protein LOC122042798 isoform X1, whose translation MEVDLPADLAPLLHAASEFASYPGLQNDASVKEFLDRFPLHVLLSVLQRNADVNGVEDTLVSCLDKIFRTSYGASLLPDYSQFIQAGLQANSQFIRCLSCKAVSYLLENSSNVVSSLQVIIEYNIYPLLLTCLVHGDEKTSAASLGAIQSIAKFPEGISIIFPTDGEEYSLIKNIAAQSSSVARTRILALLAKLFSLSSTVASAIYSSNLLNLFEIEINNGNDMLATLSALEILNELVESPHSSMFLLRTTLFQLLTNMISNSSVDSILRSRAALISGRILSSSEAYAAVNISSVTALLEAIDRRLKVLGSQNTDESESALEALGMTGATNQGANLLLASSSSVAAHVVESAFDRHSRGKQLAGLHALATICGADRSENSRVLDDKAEENLRRLIYTAAANTPKLKPSGLFLSALKQEPEIRLAGYRLVSALVARRWSLTEVCSEPEIIDIVTDAKIETAKNGMDARYECCASISKALLSSNLLHDAAFADIAGKLQGAVRRGPYLTKERQEAQPLVMTAERF comes from the exons ATGGAAGTGGATCTGCCTGCCGATCTCGCTCCTCTTCTCCACGCGGCCTCCGAGTTCGCTTCCTATCCCG GATTGCAAAACGATGCTTCTGTCAAGGAATTCCTCGATCGGTTCCCCCTTCATGTATTATTAAG TGTTTTGCAAAGGAATGCAGATGTTAATGGAGTTGAAGATACtcttgtttcttgtttggataaaatATTCAGGACAAGTTACGGAGCTTCTCTGCTCCCGGACTACTCC CAATTTATACAAGCAGGGCTTCAGGCAAATTCACAGTTTATTAGATGTTTGTCTTGCAAAGCA GTATCTTATCTTTTGGAGAACAGCAGCAATGTGGTTTCTTCTCTACAGGTTATTATTGAGTACAATATCTATCCACTTCTGCTTACGTGCTTAGTTCATGG AGATGAAAAAACTTCAGCAGCTTCTCTTGGAGCAATTCAAAGTATTGCTAAATTTCCTGAGGGCATT AGCATCATTTTTCCAACGGATGGTGAAGAGTATTCATTGATCAAGAATATAGCTGCCCAGTCTTCTTCAGTG GCACGAACACGAATCTTAGCTCTCTTGGCAAAGCTATTCTCTCTTTCTAGTACTGTAGCATCTGCAATTTACAGCTCAAACCTACTTAACTTGTTTGAGATAGAAATCAACAATGGGAATGATATGTTGGCAACTCTGAGTGCTTTGGAGATTTTGAATGAG TTAGTGGAGTCTCCTCACAGTAGCATGTTCTTATTGAGGACAACTTTATTTCAGTTATTAACTAATATGATCAG CAATTCATCAGTTGATTCAATCTTACGATCAAGAGCAGCTTTGATTAGTGGAAGGATTCTTTCTTCATCCGAGGCCTATGCAGCTGTTAATATATCAA GTGTTACAGCCCTTCTTGAGGCCATTGATAGAAGACTAAAAGTACTTGGTAGTCAAAATACTGATGAGTCTGAAAGTGCCTTGGAAGCATTGGGCATGACGGGAGCAA CAAATCAAGGAGCAAACCTCTTACTGGCAAGCTCATCTTCTGTAGCAGCCCATGTGGTAGAGTCTGCTTTTGACCGTCATAGTAGAGGCAAACAGCTG GCTGGTCTGCATGCTCTGGCTACCATATGTGGAGCTGACCGATCAGAAAATAGCAGGGTACTGGATGATAAGGCTGAGGAAAATCTTAGGCGTCTCATCTATACTGCTGCTGCAAACACACCAAAACTTAAACCATCA GGATTATTTCTCTCCGCACTAAAACAGGAACCAGAAATCAGATTGGCT GGATATAGATTGGTTTCTGCCTTGGTTGCTCGGCGTTGGAGTTTGACAGAGGTTTGCTCAGAACCAGAGATTATTGATATCGTGACTGATGCAAAGATTGAGACTGCAAAAAATG GCATGGATGCTCGATATGAATGTTGTGCCTCTATCAGCAAAGCTCTGTTGTCGTCAAATCTGCTCCATGATGCTGCCTTTGCCGACATAGCAGGAAAG TTGCAGGGAGCCGTTAGAAGGGGGCCATATCTCACTAAAGAGCGCCAGGAAGCCCAGCCACTTGTTATGACGGCCGAACGATTTTGA